The Salmo salar chromosome ssa02, Ssal_v3.1, whole genome shotgun sequence genome segment atgtctcttatcgatggcgttgatgtagttagtatgccaaaagctcccggatgtcgtactaaattcgccaaaatatgACGTATACACGCAgtactttagggcccataatgcaattcttcaggaaatgggcgtggcttcacataATTTTCAGActtgaagaaaatggcggaaaatatgcagccgaagtccgagAGCCGAAACAAAttaattgctttaactaattatgacaaatgttaagaacatgttaagcaatgtaataaagtaattacTTTTCAAGTAAGTTACCGTACACGAtattttggctgacaatttgcttgcatgttattacagcagtatgtaccgacatgttaacctctctggggtaggtgggacgctaccgtctcacctcgccaacagccattgaaatagcagggcgccaaattcaaaacaacaaaaatctcataattcaaatttctcaagcatacaagtattatacaccattttaaagataaacttctcattaatccaaccacagtgtccgatttcaaaaaggctttacggcgaaagcatagcattagattatgttaggacagcacctagacaagaaaaaccacacagccattttccaagcaaggggaggcgtcacaaaaaccagaaatacagctaaactgaatcactaacctttgatgatcttcatcagatggcactcataggacttcatgttacacaatacatgtatgttttgctcgataaagttcatatttatatccaaaacccccattttacattggcgtgtaatgttcagaaatgttttgcctcccaaagcttccagtgaatgagcacatcaatttacagaaatactcatcataaacgttgataaaatacacaactgttattcaaagaattatatatacacttctccttaatgcaaccgctgtgccagatttcaaaaaagcttcacagcgaaagcacactttgcaataatctgagtacagcgcacAGTCACCAAACCAAAcctgccattttgtggagtcaacaaaactcagaaatagcattgatgatcttcatcggaatgcactcccaggactcccagttccacaataaatgttaatttgtttcgataaagtccatatttatgtccaaatacctcctttttgttcgcgcgtccagtcgagtaatccaaatgcactgtgcttgcgcagtaagttcagacgaaaagtcaaagttatattacagttcgtagaaacatgtcaaacgatgtatagaatcaatctttaggatgtttttatcataaatcttccataatattccaaccggacgattcctttgtcttcataaaGGAAAAGGAACACAGCGAACTCTCACTGGAGcgtgccactgagctcatgtcattttctcagtcatctgattccaatagctcttattctctccccattcacagtagaagcatgaaacaacgttctaaagactgttgacatctagccttaggaagtgcaaaatgaccccacagacactgtatattagataggcaatcacttgaaaaactacaaacctcagatttccacacttccttgttggattttttctctggtttttgcATGCCATATGTTCtgttatacattttacatttacattttagtcatttagcagatgctcttatccagagcgacttacagtagtgaatgcatacatttcatttcattttttttttttcccgtacCGGTCCcccgttatactcacagacatcattcaaacagttttagaaaatctactaataatatgcatatcctaccttctgggcctgagtagcaggcagtttactacgggcacgcttgTCATCCGGacgtaaaaatactgccccctaccccagtgAGGTTTTAACTAGCTACCtgacgttagttggctacttatacatcaaacttgccagtatattaactatattctatctaactaactacccaacgtttattgacttgattgtACCTgacgtgtctttggggtaccattaaaccgaagacatgtttatcaaataactccctgtaattattagcacgcgattaaactgattaatcatttaattgtaattaactaggagatcggggcaccaaggaaaatattcagatgacaaagttataattttcctaatataactttcttatattataacattatatattatagtataggccgattatcttctggtttaaatggtgtattttacctcgcgtccagtctcattccaaacgtcgtaaattgttgtatctgcacgaatccagcctttactaaagtcatccatacatcaattgtcttaaaatcatttatttactaaactaagtaattcacagaaagcatacaaacagtaattatcgtcacaaagaattggtagagtaatgtgcccttgtgggctaaacaggcatggctagtgtcttgttaaacaaagggtcataaaagggcagctgaggaggcacacagagttcattaatattaacaattgatatgctaatcctttgcacatgaacgctcactcattcgggaacaattgcaatcaatatatatttacgctcagtgtgtcgtcgggatcgttgttggagagtcgttctgttggagagttctctctctcggttagaatggatctttcaaagcgacattcattaatgtcgttatagaatggatgttaagttggtcttcgcgttcaattatataatttacttagctgcagactaataattaatatcaaagacttgttcttattctgtcggtctcgatagtctaaaagtttaaccatgtggtatagttaactttcagtagaggaattgggggtcaaaccttggctctctcttctgaggtaagctggtctaaagaaagtaaatcagggtggggttttatacgtgaacatagaacaggcttgtcacatgatgcctggtcctgtctgtgtccctgggggtgtgccgatgactgatttaatctggtacagaaatacattctatcacattaacatcagtacatggcatctcaatgtattacaaatagctttatccttattaatacattttatacaaccatttagatgcaagtcccatagctgaggctattatataaacagtattatggtaatattgtctcttctgagtatcacaaaattgtaccaagcggaccagttcgtagctggattcttcaccaatcttttataccttctccagaacataaatgtcgttcggttccccaattctgtgagttggaagaatttcctttgtctctctatgaaacccctctgtgtctcaactgggccatgtggcaagagattctcctctagaattttaccaccccttcacacagggcctgggtgggggaggtaggttgggggatggtgcaagggggaggggatcaactgtcctccctgtactcaaagagggcaacgtcatgacatacccgtcatccttagcttagctaaatggtatagtcgtgtgcgttctcaatggacatttggGTGCTTtcataaattcgctctggctatctactctgatttcagagcactctcgtctgagtaccagagagcagaataatgaatttactagcactcaacacccgttgaatatgtccaggtgtcagtaaacgtaggcaaaaattgtaattaaatgttttccagcagcacagttacagtcactctggataacatgaaaactgcctaaccagctctgctagggcgagtaaaatggtcagagtctcaattgtgtctggaagtagctagcaagctaaggtCAGAACGGTCAAATCAACCCAACTCCTCGGCCGGAGCGGCCAGTGGCTCCGAGAGAGAAACGGTCTGAATTTATAAACGGACAACCTGACAACGGTCTGAATTTATGAAGCACTCTGGTATTCAAGATTGAATTTAAAAACACACCTGAAGTCGTAAAATGTCTAACTAGTAATgtgttatgctaactagctagcactttagccttccctgtagctcagttggtagagcatggtgtttgcaacaccagggttgtgggttcgtttcccacggggggccagcacagaatttttttttaatgaaatgtatgcattcactactgtaagtcgctctggataagagcgtctgctaaatgactaaaatgtaaaatgtaaatgtagcaagaggttgcatagcaacagcataaacttccggtagacaggagAAGAGTGCTCAACTGAAAGGAAACGGTTCGGTTACAGTTTACTacaatgaactaatagtatgtagtatatactcattaagtatgtagttacagtatactacaatgaactaatagtatgtagcaTATACTCATTatgtatgtagttacagtatactacaatgaactaatagtatgtagtatatactcattaagtatgtagttacagtatactacaatgaactaatagtatgtagtatatactcattaagtatgtagttacagtatactacaatgaactaatagtatgtagcaTATACTCATTATGTATGTTGTTACATTATACTacaatgaactaatagtatgtagtatatagtcattaagtatgtagtatacagtatactacaattaactaatagtatgtagcatatactcattaagtatgtagttacagtatactacaattaactaataatatgtagtatatgctcattaagtatgtagctacagtatactacaattaactaatagtatgtagtatatactcattaagtatgtagtatacagtatgttagtatgggtattcaaacacagctATAAGCCTTTTTTCATTGTTTTCAATTCCATTACATTAAAGGCGAAACATACCTACATTCATTAACATTTATGaattgtttgaaacctttgttttaaacccttctcagAGTTGGTTCCTTGCCggatttgtatatatattttaaaataaaacaCTACTTGACTTTCCTTGTATTTATGGCAGTGTAGTTCCCTTAAGGGTCAGTCAACtttggtacaacatactatggggagtcgCGACTTCGGTTGAAGGATCTAAAATCACACCTGAAAAGGCCAATGAAATCCGCGCCTGACTGGAAGTCCCGCCTTCCATAGGTGATGAGCGTCAGGCTGGGATTCATTCCTTCCATTATTCCACTCTTCACCTCGGTGTCAACAGGAACAATTCATGCTACTAAAACATACAATTAGGAACACGAGACTGTCTTACGTTGCTCCAACTAAACTGACCCTTAGTGGTAGAGCGTGATCACCCCCTGGACTTTGTGTGGTTCTCATAGTTTCCTAATCACAATGTCCTGGTTATAGCAATGAATAAGATGGCTAAAAATGAGACCTAGACAATGAAAGTTCTGACCGAGCTAAAGTTGGAATTATATTCAGACATTGGCCAAAATAATTAAAAttgtaaaaatcaataactaattaatTGATTGTTACAGAAACATTAAACTAggtatgatttattatataaatgtctagcatacttttacaacctttgttttgaATAAAACTTCCAGTTTCGATTTTATAGAAATACATCATCTATAAAATTCAATTTAAATcggtataaatcaataactaattcaccgtttgtcacagaaaaatgtataattaaaagttaatttgggaaatgtctttacttaatgcgtttgagtcaatcagttgtgttgtgacaaggtagggttttctcactttctagtaggcttatatTGAAGATATGGTTAATAGGAGTGGTAATGTCGTCCTCTAttttcctcagtaattttccatccaagttgtcagaccccggtggcctgAAGGAGAAcctcacactctaggagctcagatgcaataatttaataacctaataaccaacgttttcacagacaagctgtcttcatcacggtataatgacaaacactgcaggtAACTGGTTTATATtgtgtcaaaggacacacacaggtatcTGTAATCATGTCTgagtgtggcctgatatcattggttcatttacagatataaatagaacatataaaacataaatggatagcatacggtcatagatacaatttggctacatagacctagaaacatttacaatgaatagcaatatttCAATAATGGCTACATTGAGACAGACGGGAGCaaaggtctttaaattaaagatccaggcagcctcttgtttttaacaataaattgtcgaggtcaccccctctcctagggagggtgacgtgTTCGATGCTGATATAATGTAGGGACGAAATCAAGGGGTTCACTTCCAAAAAGTGGGTCGCAACTGGATACGTCATATAGATTTTAGAACAAGGACAAGttctaagataaataactgccttagtggtgcacgtgataacacctttgattaggatctgtttccctgtttggggtgtttgaaggatctacatttataagtgccattgcattgagcgcagccattacacttgtagtttccatccagAAGAGGTGTAAATAGATGTTGTGCAGAGATATTTTGGGGAGGTAAATCAGAGTTTAGTAAGAATGCAAGAATGCTTGGTTTTTGTGAGACTGTCCTTGAAAGAGATCATTTATTGATTTTTGTACCCCTTCTCCTCTGTCAAATAGTTTTTTGCAAATTCTTTTGATTCAAGAGTGGTTGTGGGTTTTAAAAGACTCCTTTAGAGTCTGTtattaggtctatgttgttgttaggtgaagttatgggtcctacagtaggtctatgttgttgttaggtgaagttatgggtcctacagtaggtctatgttattgttaggggaagttatgggtcctacagtaggtctatgttgttgttaggtgaagttatgggtcctacagtaggtctatgttgttgttaagggatgttatgggtcctacagtaggtctatgttgtttggtgaagttatgggtcctacagtaggtctatgttgttaggtgaagttatgggtcctacagtaggtatatgttgttaggtgaagttatgggtcctacagtaggtctatgttattgttaggtgaagttatgggtcctacagtaggtctatgttgttaggtgaagttatgggtcctacagtaggtctatgttattgttaggtgaaattatgggtcctacagtaggtctatgttgttgttaggtgaagttatgggtcctacagtaggtctatgttattgttaggtgaagttatgggtcctacagtaggtctatgttgttgttaggtgaagttatgggtcctacagtagatttatgttaggtgaagttatgggtcctactgtaggtctatgttgttgttaggtgaagttatgggtcctacagtaggtctatgttgttgttaggtgaggttatgggtcctacagtaggtatatgttgttaggtgaagttatgggtcctacagtaggtctatgctgttgttaggtgaagttatgggtcctacagtaggtctatgttgttaggtgaagttatgggtactacagtaggtctatgttgttgttaggtgaagttatcggtcctacagtacgtgtgtgttactgttaggaTCTTCCAGTAGTTATtgatggccttccctgtggctcagttggtagagcatggtgtgtgcaacgccagggttgtgggttcgattcccacggggggcaaaaaaaaaatgcatgaaatgtatgcattcacaactgtaagtcgctctggataagagcgtctgctaaatgactaaaatgtaaaaaaaaaatgtaatgttactactaatgtgaaaacaagacaaaatatgactactgttgctcacttgactgtattaagacaattgtcaaataatttaacagacgtcaattgttgtacaacttcatgggtacaCTCTGGGCATCACCTTTGACCTCAAATAAagagtggatttctgctgttgtgggactTTAACCATCTGTTTAATTTTgtcgttcacacaggagagagatgtgACGATCCTGGGTCCTCTGGGGAGTCTCAACAAGATCATGATGCTGAcagggcagagaagagtctctccacatcagaacacctcaagaaacaccagcagagacccacattGAATAATCcttactgctgctctgactgtgagaAGAACTGCAAATCTAAATCAGAACTTGAAATACACcggagaatccacacaggagaaaagccataccactgctctcattgtggaATGAGTTTCTCTAGATCATATTCATTGAAAACACACCTGctaattcacacaggagagaaatcttatagctgtactcaatgtgggaagagttttactacatcttccAATCTGACTAAACatcagaaaacacacacaacagagaaaccttatagctgtgatcaatgtgggaagagttatgttacatctagctatctgactttacacaagagaacacacacaggagataaatcttatagctgtgatcaatgtgggaggagttaTGTTACATCTAGCtctctgacagtacaccagagaacacacacaggagagaaaccatttagctgtactcaatgtgggaagagttttacgaCATCTAGCTCTCTGAaggtacacaagagaacacacacaggagataaaccatgtagctgtactcaatgtggaaagagttttactcggTCAAGCTCCTTGGTtatgcaccagagaatacacacaggagagaaaccatatagctgtaatcaatgtgggaagagttttactcagccaaATGGACTGATATTACAcaagcggacacacacaggagagaaaccgtgtagttgtactcaatgtgggaagagttttattcaGGCAAGCTGCCTGAAAGTAcacctgagaacacacacaggagagaaaactTACCATTGTGCTGACTGCAGAAAGAGTTTTATTAGCTTAAGTAATTtaaaatcacaccagagaacacacacaggagagaaaacaccatatagctgtgatcaatgtgggaagcgttttaTTCAGTCAAG includes the following:
- the LOC106606993 gene encoding zinc finger protein OZF-like; amino-acid sequence: MTVTLEGDEDEEDETGYLGSVSQRHLKASNGSNDKRAMINTRERCDDPGSSGESQQDHDADRAEKSLSTSEHLKKHQQRPTLNNPYCCSDCEKNCKSKSELEIHRRIHTGEKPYHCSHCGMSFSRSYSLKTHLLIHTGEKSYSCTQCGKSFTTSSNLTKHQKTHTTEKPYSCDQCGKSYVTSSYLTLHKRTHTGDKSYSCDQCGRSYVTSSSLTVHQRTHTGEKPFSCTQCGKSFTTSSSLKVHKRTHTGDKPCSCTQCGKSFTRSSSLVMHQRIHTGEKPYSCNQCGKSFTQPNGLILHKRTHTGEKPCSCTQCGKSFIQASCLKVHLRTHTGEKTYHCADCRKSFISLSNLKSHQRTHTGEKTPYSCDQCGKRFIQSSSLIVHQRIHTGEKPYSCTQCGKSFTQASCLKVHLRTHTGEKPYHCSDCGKRFVRSSDLKSHQRTHTGEKPPYSCTQCGKSFNQSCSLISHQRTHTGEKPYSCTQCGKSFTQSSGLIAHQRTHTGEKSHSCHQCDKRYSVKRSLIKHQKIHK